Within Microbacterium proteolyticum, the genomic segment CGGTCGAGCACGACGCCCGCGATGCCACCGGCGTACGGATCCAGGTGGATGCCGATGGTCGAGCTCCGACGCGTGCGCAGGCGCCTCGCGGCCGCGTGCGGGCGGTAGCCCAGTTCCGCGATGGCCGCCTCCACGCGGATCCGCGTGGCTTCGCGCACGATCGCCGGCGTGTTCACGACGTTCGACACCGTCTGCCGCGAGACCCCCGCGACCCGCGCGACGTCTTCGACGGTGGGGGCTTTCGTCATCCCGTCCTCCCGGTGTCTCGACGGTCATCGTAGGTCCGGCGCGACGGCTTGACAGCGCGGCCCGCCGCTCCGTACTTTAGTCGGACCGGAGTTTGAACGTTCAAACTCTCGGCCCTCCGATCACATGCGGAGGGGTCGCATGCCTCATCGAAGGAGAGAGACACATGACACGGCACATCGCCCGCACCTGGCTCGGAGCCGGTGCACTCCTGGCCACCGGAGCCCTGACCCTGACCGCGTGCGGTTCGGGCTTCAACGATTCCGGCAGCGCCGAGCAGACCTCCGGCGGCTCCCTGTCGATCCTCATCGGCTCGTCGGGCGACGCCGAGACCCAGGCCGTCGAAGACGCCGTCGCCGCCTGGTCGAAGGAGTCCGGCGTCGATGCCCAGGTGCAGGTCGCGAACGACCTCCCCCAGCAGCTCTCGCAGGGATTCGCGGCCGGGTCGCCGCCGGACCTCTTCTACCTCGCCCCCGACGCCCTGGCCGGCTACGCCGCCAACGGGTCGATCGCCCCCTACGGCGACGACCTCGCGAACAAGGACGACTTCTACCCCTCGCTCGTCGACAACTTCACCGTCGACGGCCAGTTCTACTGCGCGCCGAAGGACTTCTCGACGCTCGCCCTCGTCATCAACACCGACCTGTGGTCGGCGGCGGGGCTGACGGATGCCGACATCCCGACGACGTGGGACCAGCTGGCATCCGTCGCCCAGAAGCTCACGGCGGACGGACGCGTCGGTCTCGCGTTCGGCGCCGAGTACCAGCGCCTCGGCGCCTTCATGGCGCAGGCCGGGGGCGGGCTGCTGAGCGACGGCAAGGCCACCGCCGACAGCGCGGCCAACGTCGAGGCACTGCAGTACGTCAAGACCCACCTGAACGACGGCTCCTTCGCGTTCGCCTCCGACGTGGGCGCCGGATGGGGCGGAGAGGCCTTCGGAACGCAGAAGGCCGCGATGACCATCGAAGGCAACTGGATCACCGGCGCCCTCACCGCCGACTACCCCGACGTCAAGTACACCGTCGCCGAACTCCCCGCCGGCCCCGGCGGCAAGGGCACGCTGCAGTTCACCAACTGCTGGGGCATGGCCGCCGACAGCAAGAACCAGGACAACGCCCGCGCCCTCGCCGAGTACCTCACCGGCACCGACCAGCAGCTCGCCTTCTCGACGGCGTTCGGCCCGATGCCGTCGATCCAGTCGGCCGCCGACGCGTGGTCGAGCGCGAACCCGGACCTGACGGCGTTCCTCGCCGGGGCCGAGTACGCCCAGTTCCCGCCGAACATCGCGGGCGCGGCCGACGTGATCACCGACTTCAACGCCCAGCTGGAGTCGCTGAAGACCGGTGACCCGCAGTCGATCCTCACCACGGTGCAGGGCAACCTCGAGGCGATCGCCAAGTAGGCGCGACCGTCCATGACCGCTCTCACCACCGCGCCCCGCCGCGCCGGGTCCTCCTCCACGGGGATCCGGCGCGGCGAGGCCGCCGCCGGTTGGCTCTTCACCGCCCCGGTGCTGATCATCCTCGGCGTGTTCCTCCTCGTCCCGGTGCTCATGGCGCTGTGGGTGAGCTTCTCCGACTGGACCGGCCGCGGAAGCCCCTTCTCGTCGAACGTGAACTTCGTCGGCCTCGACAACTACGCCGCGGTGACCACCGGCGGAGGGCTCGCCGAGCGCGACTTCGGCACGGCCCTCCGCAACAACGCCTGGTACGTCCTCCTCGTCGTGCCGCTGCAGACCGCGCTCTCGCTCTTCCTCGCCGTGCTCGTCAACCGCGCGGTGCTGCGCGGGCGCGGATTCTTCCGCACGGCGTTCTACTTCCCCTCCGTCACCAGTTCCGTCGCCATCACGGTGCTGTGGCTGTTCCTCTTCTCCACCTCGGGCGCCGTCAACGAGGCGCTGTCGTGGCTGGGGATCAACGGTCCCAACTGGTTCAGCGATCCGTCCGGCATCGTGCACAACGCCCTCGCGTCGATCGGCGTCGCGAACGGCCCCGCCGCCCTGACCGGGAACACGTTCCTCGGCGTCTCGTGGTGGGACTGGCTGGGCGGCCCGTCCGTGGCGATGTCGGCGTTCATCCTCATGGCGATCTTCACGACGTCGGGAACCTTCATGCTCCTGTTCATCGCGGGCCTCCAGAACATCGGCGGCGACGTGCAGGAGGCCGCGATGATGGACGGCGCGAACGGGTGGCAGCGCTTCTGGCGCGTCACGCTCCCCCAGCTCCGACCGGTCCTCTTCACGGTGCTGACCCTGGGGCTCATCGGCACCTGGCAGGTCTTCGACCAGATCTACACCGGAACCCAGGGCGGCCCCGGCAAGACGACTCTGACCCCGGCGTACCTCAGCTACTCCTCGGCGTTCCTCTCTCAGGAGTGGGGCCAGGGTGCGGCGATCGCGTTCGTGCTGTTCGTGATCATCGTCGTCCTGACGATCCTGCAGCGATGGGTACTGCGAGAGCGCCCCGTCTCGCGTCGACGCGCGCGACAGTACGAAGTGCGCACCCCGAAGGGAGGCACGCGATGACCGCCACGGCATCCCCCGAGGTCACCGTCGCCGCCGAGCAGGTCGTCGGCGGCCCGCGGAGCAAGCCCACGAAGCACCGCCTGTCGGGCAAGGCGCTGCGCTGGCAGATCGCGCTCTACGCCCTGCTGTGCGTGCTCGCGCTGATCTACATCTACCCGTTCCTCGTCCAGGTGGCGACGTCGTTCAAGCCGGATGCCGTCGCCGCCACCGACCCGATCTCGCTCGTGCCGCAGCCCTTCACGTGGGCGGCGTACGAACGCCTATTCCTGCGGTCGGACTTCCCGGTGTGGTTCGCCAACTCGGCGGTCGTGACGGTGTTCGTGACCCTGGGCCGGGTGTTCTTCAACTCCCTCGCCGGTTACGCCCTGGCCCGTCTGCAGTTCCGGGGGCGCGGTCTGGTGTTCGCCGCCCTCGTCGCGGTCATGGCGGTCCCGGCGGTGGTGCTGCTCATCCCGAAGTTCCTGGTGATCAACCAACTCGGCATCTACGACTCGTACGCGGGCATGATCCTGCCGCTGTTGGTGGATGCCGCGGGCGTGTTCATCATGAAGAACTTCTTCGAGTCGATCCCCCCGTCCGTCGAGGAGCAGGCGCGCATCGACGGGGCGAGCACGTTCCGCATCTTCTGGTCGGTCGTCCTGCCCATGGCGCGTCCGGCCCTGATCACGATCGTCATCCTGTCGTTCCAGGGATCGTGGAACGAGCTGAGCCACTTCGTCATCTCCACCCAGTCCCCCGAGCTCACCACCCTGACCAAGGGCGTCGCCTCGCTCGCGAGCGGGCAGCTCAGCCAGGGCAGCCAGTACCCCCTCAAACTCGCGGCCGCGGCCATCATGACGATTCCGGTCGCCGTGGTGTTCTTTGTGTTCCAGCGCCGCATCATGAACGCCAGTGAAGGAGCCGTCAAAGAATGACCACCGCACCCGCCGCCTCGACGGACGCGACGCCCACCCTCACCCACGCCGACCCCGCGCCGCTGCAGCCGCTGCTCAGCGACGCCGTGATCGTGTTGCGGGCCCCGACGCAGGTGTGGTCCGACCGCGATGGTGCGGTGGGTACGGCCACCGTGCACGGGATCTACCACGGCGACGTCCGACACGTCCGGTCGATGTCCGTCTCGTGCGACGACTCCGCCCTCGAGTGGATCTCGACCGCCCCCGACGGCCCCTCGCGGATCGTGTTCGGCGGGGTCCTGCGCGGCGTCGACGACACGACCCCCGACCCGAAGGTGCGGCTGCTGCGTGAGCGCAACGTGGCCGACGGGCGAGTGACGGAGACGTGGACGCTCCGCTCCCGCGTGGACGCACCGATCCGCACCACGCTGCGCCTGCGGTTCGAGCCGGAGTTCGCGCTGCTCCACGAGGTGAAGTCCGGGCACGCGCGGCCTCAGCCGATCGATGTCGCGATCGACGCGGGATCGGCGCGCGTGTCCGCCGGTCCGCAGGGGCTCGAGTTCACCGCGGCCGGCGCTGACGTGGCATCCGATTCGGAGTTCATCGAGGCGACCTGGGAGGTCGAGGTCCCCGCCTTCGGCGAGACCACGGTCACGTGGGAGCTCGCGCTGCGCGACGACACGCTCGTCGTCGGCGGCGCCGCGGCCTCCGCGCGGTGGGATGCCGCGGCGGTCGCATCCCCCGTCTCCGACCCGCGCCTCGCGCGGTGGCTGACGACGGCGCTCGGCGACCTGGACGCCCTGCGTCTCGTGCTTCCCGACGACCCGGAGGACGAGTTCTTCGCCGCCGGCGCACCGTGGTTCTTCACGCTCTTCGGCCGGGATTCCCTGTGGGCGGCGCGCCTCGCGCTTCCGCTGGACCGCGACATCGCGGCATCCACTCTCCGGGTTCTCGCGCGACTGCAGGGCACGACCGACGACCCGCAGACCGCGCAGGAGCCGGGCAAGATCCTGCACGAGCTGCGCTCGTCGTCGCTGGAGATCCCCAGCGAGGGCATCTCGCTGCCGCCGCGGTACTACGGCAGCGTCGACTCCACTCCCCTGTGGATCTGCCTCCTCGCCGACGCCCGCCGCGCGGGTCTTCCGTCGGACGAGGTGCGCGCGCTCCTCCCCGCCCTGCGCGCCGCGCTCGGGTGGATCCGCGACAGCGGCGACAGCGACGGCGACGGCTTCCTCGACTACATCGACCGTCTCGGAACGGGCCTGGCGAACCAGGGCTGGAAGGACTCGGGCGACTCGATCCAGTGGCGGGACGGCACGCTCGCCGACGGTCCGATCGCCCTGTGCGAGGTGCAGGCCTACGCGTACGAGGCCGCTCTCGCCGGTGCCGAGCTGCTCGAGGAGTTCGGCGACGACGGCGACAGGGCCGACGTCGCGTTCTGGCGCGAGTGGGCAGCCGACCTGAGGACGCGCTTCGCCGCCGCCTACTGGATCGAGACCCCCGAGGGCCGTTATCCCGCCGTCGCCCTCGACCGCGAGAAGCGACCGGTCGACACCCTCACGAGCAATATCGGTCACCTCATCGGCACGGGAATCCTGGATGCCGACGACGAGGCGCACATCGCGGAGCTGCTGCGGGGCCCCTCGATGTCGAGCGGGTACGGCATCCGGACGATGTCGACGCAGGCCGCGGGCTACTGGCCGCTGTCGTACCACGGGGGCAGCGTGTGGGTTCACGACACCGCGATCGCCGTCCACGGCATGCGGCGAGCGGGACTGCCCGACCCGGCCCGCGCGGTCGTCGAGGAACTGCTGGATGCCGCCGAGGGCTTCGCCTACCGCGTGCCCGAGCTGCACTCCGGCGACCCGCGTTCCGAGACGTCGGTTCCGACGCCGTATCCCGCCGCCTGCCGCCCGCAGGCCTGGTCGGCGGCGGCCGCGGTGGTGTGCCTCACGGTGCTCGACGCCGCGGACTGACGCGTTCAGTGTCCAGGACACGCGGATGCCGCTTCGGCACATCCGCGTGTCTTGGACACCGAGTCGTCCCGCACGGGATCGGGCGCGGCGCGGACGCGTCCGGCCCCAGCGCGGCGTGTCAGGCGACGGGCGCGACCGTGCCGCCAGTCAGCCGCACCAGCTCGTCGAACGTCAGCGGGAACACCGTCTGCGGGGTCCCTCCGGCGGCCCAGACCCGCGGGTAGGCCGCGAGGTCTTCGTCGACGATCGTCGTGAGCGGCGCGGGATGCCCGGTCGGGGCGACCCCGCCGATCGGCTGACCCGTCGCCGCGAGGACCTGCTCGGGCGTCGCCCGACGGATGCCACCGCGCCCGAGCCGTGCCGCGAGTGCCACCGTGTCGACGCGGTGCGCGCCGCTGGTCATCACGAGCAGCGGTTCACCGTCGCTCCAGAACACAAGGCTGTTCGCGATCGCGCCGACCTCGACGCCGAGCGCCTCGGCGGCGAGGACCGCGGTGTGCGCGGCGGCGGGCAGGACGACGATCTCGCCCGTGATCCCGGCGCGCTCCAGCGCGGCGGCGACACGGCGGCTGCGGGCGGAGAGCGACTCGCTCATCGCGCCAGCTTAGGGTGCTCGCCCCTGCCCCCTCGGCGCGTCAGAATGGACGTGGATGCCGCAACGCCGCGGCATCCACGACAGAGCCGCCCACAAGGCGACCGACCAAAGGATCGCGATGACCAACGCCCTTCCCCTGCCCGATTTCGCCCACGAGCGCGTGGAGGCGGTGACGGGACGCCGGAGCGGCCTGTTCATCGCCGTCGCGCTGCACTCCTCGGTGCTCGGCTCCGCCCTCGGCGGCGCCCGCCTCTGGACCTACCCGCACTGGAGCGACGCCCTCGGCGACGCCCTGCGCCTGTCGGCCGCGATGACGTTGAAGAACGCCGCGGCCGGTCTCGACGCGGGCGGCGGGAAATCGGTCATCGGTCTCCCCGAGGGGACCATGCTCGACGCCGATCGCCGTCGAGCCGCTTTCCTCGACCTCGGCGACGCGGTCGAAAGCCTGGGGGGCCTGTACCGGACGGCGGAGGACGTGGGCTCCACCACGGAGGACATGCTCGTCGTGAGCGAGCGCACCGCGCACGTGGTCGGGCTCCCCGACGCGGTCGGCGGATCGGGAGAGCCGGCGGGACCCACGAGCCTCGGCGTGTACGCGTCGCTCGTGGCGACTCTCGAGCGCGCCACCGGCTCGGGCGACGTCAACGGTCGGCGCATCACCGTCGCCGGTCTCGGTCAGGTGGGAGGCCGTCTGGCCGCGCGCCTCGCCACCGAGGGGGCGGTGCTCACCGTCACCGACGTGAACCCCGCCAAGCGCGCTCTGGCCGCCGAGCTCGGCGCCGTGTGGGTCGAGCCGGGCGAGGTCCACCTCGTGCCCGCCGATGTGTTCGTGCCGGCCGGGATCGGCGGCGTTCTGACCGACGACGTCA encodes:
- a CDS encoding sugar ABC transporter substrate-binding protein; this translates as MTRHIARTWLGAGALLATGALTLTACGSGFNDSGSAEQTSGGSLSILIGSSGDAETQAVEDAVAAWSKESGVDAQVQVANDLPQQLSQGFAAGSPPDLFYLAPDALAGYAANGSIAPYGDDLANKDDFYPSLVDNFTVDGQFYCAPKDFSTLALVINTDLWSAAGLTDADIPTTWDQLASVAQKLTADGRVGLAFGAEYQRLGAFMAQAGGGLLSDGKATADSAANVEALQYVKTHLNDGSFAFASDVGAGWGGEAFGTQKAAMTIEGNWITGALTADYPDVKYTVAELPAGPGGKGTLQFTNCWGMAADSKNQDNARALAEYLTGTDQQLAFSTAFGPMPSIQSAADAWSSANPDLTAFLAGAEYAQFPPNIAGAADVITDFNAQLESLKTGDPQSILTTVQGNLEAIAK
- a CDS encoding carbohydrate ABC transporter permease, with amino-acid sequence MTALTTAPRRAGSSSTGIRRGEAAAGWLFTAPVLIILGVFLLVPVLMALWVSFSDWTGRGSPFSSNVNFVGLDNYAAVTTGGGLAERDFGTALRNNAWYVLLVVPLQTALSLFLAVLVNRAVLRGRGFFRTAFYFPSVTSSVAITVLWLFLFSTSGAVNEALSWLGINGPNWFSDPSGIVHNALASIGVANGPAALTGNTFLGVSWWDWLGGPSVAMSAFILMAIFTTSGTFMLLFIAGLQNIGGDVQEAAMMDGANGWQRFWRVTLPQLRPVLFTVLTLGLIGTWQVFDQIYTGTQGGPGKTTLTPAYLSYSSAFLSQEWGQGAAIAFVLFVIIVVLTILQRWVLRERPVSRRRARQYEVRTPKGGTR
- a CDS encoding carbohydrate ABC transporter permease, giving the protein MTATASPEVTVAAEQVVGGPRSKPTKHRLSGKALRWQIALYALLCVLALIYIYPFLVQVATSFKPDAVAATDPISLVPQPFTWAAYERLFLRSDFPVWFANSAVVTVFVTLGRVFFNSLAGYALARLQFRGRGLVFAALVAVMAVPAVVLLIPKFLVINQLGIYDSYAGMILPLLVDAAGVFIMKNFFESIPPSVEEQARIDGASTFRIFWSVVLPMARPALITIVILSFQGSWNELSHFVISTQSPELTTLTKGVASLASGQLSQGSQYPLKLAAAAIMTIPVAVVFFVFQRRIMNASEGAVKE
- a CDS encoding glycogen debranching N-terminal domain-containing protein produces the protein MTTAPAASTDATPTLTHADPAPLQPLLSDAVIVLRAPTQVWSDRDGAVGTATVHGIYHGDVRHVRSMSVSCDDSALEWISTAPDGPSRIVFGGVLRGVDDTTPDPKVRLLRERNVADGRVTETWTLRSRVDAPIRTTLRLRFEPEFALLHEVKSGHARPQPIDVAIDAGSARVSAGPQGLEFTAAGADVASDSEFIEATWEVEVPAFGETTVTWELALRDDTLVVGGAAASARWDAAAVASPVSDPRLARWLTTALGDLDALRLVLPDDPEDEFFAAGAPWFFTLFGRDSLWAARLALPLDRDIAASTLRVLARLQGTTDDPQTAQEPGKILHELRSSSLEIPSEGISLPPRYYGSVDSTPLWICLLADARRAGLPSDEVRALLPALRAALGWIRDSGDSDGDGFLDYIDRLGTGLANQGWKDSGDSIQWRDGTLADGPIALCEVQAYAYEAALAGAELLEEFGDDGDRADVAFWREWAADLRTRFAAAYWIETPEGRYPAVALDREKRPVDTLTSNIGHLIGTGILDADDEAHIAELLRGPSMSSGYGIRTMSTQAAGYWPLSYHGGSVWVHDTAIAVHGMRRAGLPDPARAVVEELLDAAEGFAYRVPELHSGDPRSETSVPTPYPAACRPQAWSAAAAVVCLTVLDAAD
- a CDS encoding YbaK/EbsC family protein, translating into MSESLSARSRRVAAALERAGITGEIVVLPAAAHTAVLAAEALGVEVGAIANSLVFWSDGEPLLVMTSGAHRVDTVALAARLGRGGIRRATPEQVLAATGQPIGGVAPTGHPAPLTTIVDEDLAAYPRVWAAGGTPQTVFPLTFDELVRLTGGTVAPVA
- a CDS encoding Glu/Leu/Phe/Val dehydrogenase family protein, with the protein product MTNALPLPDFAHERVEAVTGRRSGLFIAVALHSSVLGSALGGARLWTYPHWSDALGDALRLSAAMTLKNAAAGLDAGGGKSVIGLPEGTMLDADRRRAAFLDLGDAVESLGGLYRTAEDVGSTTEDMLVVSERTAHVVGLPDAVGGSGEPAGPTSLGVYASLVATLERATGSGDVNGRRITVAGLGQVGGRLAARLATEGAVLTVTDVNPAKRALAAELGAVWVEPGEVHLVPADVFVPAGIGGVLTDDVIDALDARAVCGPANNPLADRSGADRLAARGVLYAPDFVVNAGGVIYLDLVAKRLGSRDEIMGRVAGIGDTLRRVFDEAESRGVTPLAAAEGLAAERLRVGAASDALV